One region of Kytococcus sedentarius DSM 20547 genomic DNA includes:
- a CDS encoding CPBP family intramembrane glutamic endopeptidase, with the protein MSQTPTGSRTGRGVAAFVAAGCLVAAVVVGGHPVVGPMVAVVALVVVAHGARRQGGTVTGAGSVAALALCLVAAVWTLRGAGAALEGMGVPGAAGIALWPVPLVLAVGLYVVLSRWRALHLVTDWFRAGTVNRTGAWLTVAIVPVSALALVIWSWAAAEDGAGQNAYRQLAENQGVPVLVLGALAFSAVNAAAEESAYNGVAQRALGLDLRGPVAVVLSAAMFGASHWYGFPNGWWGVCLAGVYGLVLSVLRQVSRGLLLPWVAHVLADLTIVAVLMTLW; encoded by the coding sequence GTGAGCCAGACACCCACCGGATCGCGGACCGGACGCGGGGTGGCGGCGTTCGTTGCTGCCGGGTGCCTGGTGGCCGCCGTCGTGGTGGGTGGGCACCCGGTCGTGGGCCCGATGGTGGCTGTGGTCGCGCTCGTTGTGGTGGCCCACGGGGCGCGCCGGCAGGGCGGTACGGTGACGGGTGCGGGGAGCGTGGCGGCACTGGCGCTCTGTCTCGTGGCCGCGGTCTGGACGCTGCGGGGCGCGGGCGCAGCGCTCGAGGGGATGGGTGTCCCCGGTGCCGCTGGGATCGCCCTGTGGCCGGTTCCCCTGGTCCTGGCCGTCGGCCTGTACGTCGTGCTGAGCCGGTGGCGAGCCCTCCATCTGGTGACGGACTGGTTCCGTGCCGGGACCGTGAACCGGACCGGGGCGTGGTTGACGGTCGCGATCGTGCCCGTGTCCGCCCTGGCGCTGGTGATCTGGTCGTGGGCTGCCGCCGAGGACGGTGCCGGGCAGAACGCCTACCGCCAGCTCGCGGAGAACCAGGGCGTGCCCGTGCTCGTCCTCGGGGCGCTGGCGTTCTCGGCCGTGAATGCCGCCGCCGAGGAGTCCGCCTACAACGGGGTCGCGCAGCGGGCGCTCGGACTGGACCTGCGGGGGCCCGTGGCCGTCGTGCTCTCCGCCGCGATGTTCGGTGCGTCCCACTGGTACGGGTTCCCCAACGGGTGGTGGGGCGTGTGCCTCGCCGGGGTCTACGGCCTGGTGCTCAGCGTCCTGCGGCAGGTCTCACGTGGGCTCCTGCTGCCGTGGGTGGCCCACGTGCTCGCCGACCTCACGATCGTGGCCGTCCTGATGACCCTGTGGTGA
- a CDS encoding helix-turn-helix domain-containing protein, translated as METTLLKTGRVAEILGVSRQHVVDLCDRGDLPSIRIGAHRRVRQSDLEELLAARALTREEHKLLWLHQAMLGHLLTRPDEVLQTARDNIHRWLPQHREDGMTAAYLRDWERLLDSGVDAVRTILCSTTPRACELRQNSPFAGVLSPAERIAALQAFRASHPEAA; from the coding sequence ATGGAGACCACGCTGCTCAAGACCGGACGCGTCGCCGAGATCCTCGGCGTCTCGCGGCAGCACGTCGTGGACCTGTGCGACCGGGGAGACCTGCCCAGCATCCGCATCGGCGCACACCGGCGCGTCCGCCAGTCGGACCTCGAGGAGCTGCTCGCAGCCCGCGCCCTCACCCGCGAGGAGCACAAGCTCCTGTGGCTGCACCAAGCGATGCTCGGCCACCTCCTCACCCGACCCGACGAGGTGCTCCAGACGGCCCGCGACAACATCCACCGCTGGCTCCCCCAACACCGCGAGGACGGCATGACGGCCGCCTACCTGCGCGACTGGGAACGCCTCCTCGACAGCGGCGTCGACGCCGTGCGAACGATCCTCTGCAGCACCACCCCCCGCGCCTGCGAGCTGCGCCAGAACTCACCCTTCGCCGGGGTGCTGAGCCCTGCCGAGCGCATCGCCGCGCTGCAGGCCTTCCGCGCGAGCCACCCGGAAGCAGCGTGA
- a CDS encoding alpha/beta fold hydrolase encodes MCWDRGMTASEEPVHAGMLDVGRGQLIYWEEWGTAQGVPAVYVHGGPGGTLGTSAYRRRFDLSRTRVIGFEQRGCGRSTPHASDPSTSLQDNDTAHLVADMEVLREHLGIERWIVNGVSWGSTLALAYAVTHPDRVLGVVLFAVTTTSRSEVDWITEGVGTVFPAAWDRFAAHAEQAGIGYQRGQGRIIDAYAHLMESDDPRVRNAASREWALWEDTHISIGAGGFRRDPRWDDEAFRIAFFRLTAHYWSHDGFVQPPILDQGERLAGIPATLIHGRRDISSPAITPWRLHRAWPGSQLILDEGDGHGGATMVEHWRAANEALVAQHSRPL; translated from the coding sequence ATGTGCTGGGATCGAGGCATGACAGCCTCCGAAGAACCTGTTCATGCCGGGATGCTCGATGTAGGCCGTGGTCAGCTCATCTACTGGGAGGAGTGGGGAACAGCTCAGGGGGTCCCGGCTGTGTACGTGCACGGCGGCCCCGGTGGGACTCTCGGCACCAGCGCCTACCGAAGGCGGTTCGATCTCTCACGGACTCGGGTCATCGGGTTCGAGCAGCGCGGGTGCGGCCGCTCGACACCACACGCCAGTGACCCCTCGACCTCGCTGCAGGACAACGACACAGCTCATCTGGTCGCGGACATGGAGGTCCTGCGCGAGCATCTGGGGATCGAGCGGTGGATCGTCAACGGCGTCTCGTGGGGATCGACCCTCGCCCTTGCCTATGCCGTCACGCATCCGGACAGGGTGCTGGGCGTCGTCCTGTTCGCCGTCACGACGACCAGCCGCTCCGAAGTCGACTGGATCACCGAGGGTGTCGGCACCGTCTTCCCCGCGGCATGGGACCGTTTCGCTGCCCACGCCGAACAGGCAGGGATCGGCTACCAACGTGGACAGGGCCGCATCATCGACGCCTACGCCCACCTCATGGAGTCAGACGACCCCCGCGTGCGCAACGCAGCTTCCCGGGAGTGGGCGCTGTGGGAGGACACCCACATCTCCATCGGTGCCGGTGGTTTCCGCCGCGACCCCCGGTGGGACGACGAGGCGTTCCGCATCGCGTTCTTCCGGCTGACCGCCCACTACTGGTCCCACGACGGCTTCGTCCAGCCCCCGATCCTCGACCAGGGCGAGCGGCTGGCGGGGATCCCGGCAACGCTCATCCACGGCCGCCGCGACATCTCCAGCCCCGCCATCACGCCGTGGCGCCTCCATCGAGCGTGGCCCGGATCGCAGTTGATCCTCGACGAAGGGGACGGCCACGGAGGCGCCACGATGGTCGAGCACTGGCGGGCAGCGAACGAGGCACTCGTCGCCCAGCACTCACGGCCGCTCTAG
- a CDS encoding MerR family transcriptional regulator → MWERESLIAPGRDKFGYRVYHDADVQAAIVVQTLRGAGLGIPRVREVMAGAKRGSGVQDLMRALNQRENELRVQKRRAARGVSSVHRYLEMSQPSPAGSGCGCD, encoded by the coding sequence GTGTGGGAGCGTGAGTCGCTGATCGCCCCTGGTCGCGACAAGTTCGGCTATCGCGTCTACCACGATGCCGACGTTCAGGCAGCGATCGTTGTGCAGACACTGCGGGGTGCGGGCTTGGGGATTCCGCGAGTCCGTGAGGTGATGGCGGGTGCGAAGAGGGGATCTGGCGTCCAGGACCTCATGCGTGCCCTCAACCAACGCGAGAACGAACTGCGAGTACAGAAGCGTCGGGCCGCGCGCGGGGTCAGTTCCGTGCATCGCTATCTCGAGATGAGTCAGCCCTCACCAGCCGGCAGTGGCTGTGGGTGCGACTAG
- a CDS encoding 3-keto-5-aminohexanoate cleavage protein: protein MEGGAGFLPVLVHGQEASAWPAIDFALSERLDTRVGLEDALRMPNGSLAKGNGELVREAAQRMSRGGSGTVPRWPDDGR, encoded by the coding sequence GTGGAGGGTGGTGCGGGCTTCCTGCCCGTGCTCGTCCACGGCCAGGAGGCCAGCGCCTGGCCTGCGATCGACTTCGCGCTGAGTGAGCGCCTCGACACCCGCGTGGGGTTGGAGGACGCCCTGCGGATGCCGAACGGGTCGCTGGCCAAGGGAAATGGTGAGCTGGTGCGTGAGGCTGCGCAGCGCATGTCCCGGGGCGGGTCCGGCACTGTGCCACGCTGGCCCGATGATGGTCGATGA
- a CDS encoding GNAT family N-acetyltransferase, producing MTPTSAATLRTVTHHELTAEHLAGLRELFNAEYLDSHGEWDPAQPYGYAGHDVHVITLRGQQILGHVGWEQRTIEVGGAPVTVAGTGGVLVNPSVRGTGLGRRLMAHAADAMRREADISFGYLGCREDVVLFYRACGWERIRATERYTGRDGRETFQEPGPPLLVLPLRAGTTWPSGPVDLRGRCW from the coding sequence ATGACGCCTACTTCAGCCGCCACACTGCGCACCGTCACCCATCACGAGCTCACCGCCGAACACTTGGCTGGCCTGCGAGAACTCTTCAACGCCGAGTACCTCGACAGCCACGGCGAATGGGACCCGGCCCAGCCGTATGGCTACGCCGGGCACGACGTCCACGTCATCACCCTCCGAGGACAGCAGATCCTGGGCCACGTGGGGTGGGAACAACGCACGATCGAGGTGGGCGGGGCACCCGTGACCGTGGCCGGCACCGGCGGCGTCCTGGTCAACCCCAGCGTCCGCGGAACCGGCCTCGGCCGCCGACTCATGGCCCACGCGGCGGACGCGATGCGCCGGGAAGCGGACATCAGCTTCGGATACCTCGGCTGCCGAGAAGATGTCGTCCTCTTCTACCGAGCCTGCGGATGGGAGCGCATTCGCGCCACGGAGCGGTACACCGGACGGGACGGGCGGGAAACCTTCCAGGAACCCGGTCCGCCACTGCTGGTTCTGCCCCTGCGGGCAGGGACGACGTGGCCCAGCGGGCCCGTCGACCTCCGTGGTCGCTGCTGGTGA
- a CDS encoding MFS transporter has protein sequence MEDGSCRARQHPPAWLLLLFTATLALGTDEFVIAGILPDVASDLGVTAGTAGLLVTAFGLAFCIGSPLIAALTDRLDKKHVLVGGLLLFAVANALMARVDAFALAVLLRIVAGLAAAAVSPTAMAIAGTRAPAGSEGRYLAVATAGLTVALFTGVPLGSWAGHTWGWRSTFLLIALVSVVVTALSALMTPRVPGNDPTPLRARLRPVRNWQVLSLVLAMFLCGAGGLTFYNFLGATVEGHLGSSTSAVTWTLLMVGIVGIAAVFGGGALVDARGPRAGRLLIVGGHAIALLAIGLYLVVGGGFGVPFLLLVAAWSLFAWALGPAMQASIIGVDPSSAVLSAALGISGLYGGAGVGAALGGVLIYHLGAVALPLAGSTLVAGAWLLSARRETA, from the coding sequence ATCGAAGACGGGTCATGTCGCGCGCGTCAGCACCCACCCGCCTGGCTCCTCCTGCTATTCACCGCGACGCTGGCCCTGGGAACAGACGAGTTCGTCATTGCCGGGATCCTTCCCGACGTGGCCTCCGACCTCGGGGTGACCGCCGGGACGGCCGGGCTACTGGTCACCGCGTTCGGTCTGGCCTTCTGCATCGGGTCGCCACTGATCGCCGCCCTCACCGACCGCCTGGACAAGAAGCACGTACTGGTCGGGGGCCTGCTGCTGTTCGCGGTGGCCAACGCCCTGATGGCCAGGGTCGACGCATTCGCCCTCGCCGTCCTGCTGCGGATCGTGGCCGGCCTCGCCGCAGCCGCCGTCTCCCCCACCGCCATGGCCATCGCGGGGACCCGCGCGCCAGCCGGCAGCGAGGGCCGCTACCTGGCTGTGGCCACAGCTGGACTCACGGTCGCCCTCTTCACCGGTGTGCCACTCGGCTCCTGGGCCGGCCACACGTGGGGCTGGCGCTCCACCTTCCTGCTCATCGCCCTCGTGAGCGTGGTGGTGACGGCCCTCTCCGCACTCATGACGCCCCGCGTGCCGGGCAACGACCCGACACCACTGAGGGCTCGGCTGCGCCCCGTCCGCAATTGGCAGGTCCTGTCGCTCGTGCTGGCGATGTTCCTCTGCGGCGCCGGCGGACTCACCTTCTACAACTTCCTCGGCGCCACCGTCGAGGGGCACCTCGGATCGAGCACGAGCGCCGTCACCTGGACCCTCCTGATGGTCGGAATCGTCGGCATCGCCGCCGTCTTCGGCGGCGGAGCACTGGTCGACGCCCGCGGACCCAGGGCGGGCCGTCTCCTCATCGTCGGCGGTCACGCCATCGCACTGCTGGCCATCGGTCTCTACCTCGTGGTCGGTGGAGGTTTCGGCGTCCCCTTCCTGCTCCTCGTGGCAGCGTGGTCGCTCTTCGCCTGGGCTCTGGGGCCCGCCATGCAGGCCAGCATCATCGGCGTGGACCCGAGCAGCGCGGTGCTGTCAGCCGCTCTGGGCATCAGCGGTCTCTACGGAGGGGCGGGCGTTGGGGCAGCCCTAGGTGGGGTTCTCATCTACCACCTCGGAGCCGTAGCACTCCCCTTGGCCGGAAGCACCCTGGTGGCCGGCGCATGGTTGCTGTCCGCACGGCGAGAGACTGCGTGA
- a CDS encoding ABC transporter ATP-binding protein has translation MNVLRDSLLPVASPRTVRRAGAAVLGRERCTVLLICVLYLSAAAAGVALPVGLGKVVDGVREGWTTQQVDTTCAALLGCVALQLLLTRAGRWTAHRFGDRASAAIREQAMARVLRLPMRTIERAGTGDLATRVTGDVDVVATMFRTTGPEMAAAALEVGVVVGAAFLVDPLLALLLAVVLPPLVVAGRTYTRRARPVLMSERAALGDLSTSLTATAVGRRTVEAHGLGANRAAQGRDLAGRRRAMQHQVLNLRCWFLPTLDLAYTLPVFAILCGGGLMALAGGVSTGSVVACTMLAYRLSGPLDRIMYSLTELEESMAALSRVEGLGLLRPDPRTRRPRGSGVELQDVVFSYDDHQQVLRGLSLAVAPGEHLAVVGPSGAGKSTVAWLVAGIERPRSGHVLVGGAPTAEIDAEVMRRTVMLLSQEQHVFAATVRDNLTLARRGADDATLLDALHRVGGAWVADLPDGLDTLVGEGNHVLSTSQSQQIALARVLLADPAVVILDEATAGSGPRRSGHEEVSVASVLAGRTRITITHQLAAALTADRVAVIEEGRISEVGPPAELLAREGSLSRLWQMAGGIV, from the coding sequence GTGAACGTCCTCCGTGACTCCCTGCTGCCCGTCGCCTCGCCTCGCACCGTCCGACGAGCCGGCGCAGCCGTTCTGGGGCGGGAAAGGTGCACGGTCCTCCTCATCTGCGTGCTGTACCTGTCCGCGGCAGCCGCCGGGGTCGCCCTCCCGGTGGGGTTGGGGAAGGTGGTGGACGGCGTCCGGGAGGGCTGGACGACACAACAGGTGGACACCACCTGCGCTGCCCTCCTGGGATGCGTTGCGCTCCAGCTGCTGCTGACACGCGCCGGCCGGTGGACCGCCCACCGCTTCGGTGACCGTGCATCGGCCGCGATACGTGAGCAGGCGATGGCCAGGGTGCTGCGGCTACCGATGAGAACCATCGAGCGGGCGGGGACAGGCGATCTGGCCACCCGCGTCACCGGGGACGTCGACGTCGTCGCCACGATGTTCCGTACGACGGGTCCCGAGATGGCGGCGGCCGCGCTCGAGGTGGGTGTCGTGGTGGGAGCGGCGTTCCTGGTCGACCCCTTGCTGGCACTCCTGCTGGCCGTCGTGCTGCCCCCGCTGGTGGTGGCCGGGCGCACCTACACCCGTCGAGCCCGCCCTGTGCTGATGTCCGAGCGGGCGGCTCTGGGCGACCTGTCCACATCCCTGACGGCCACCGCAGTCGGACGGCGGACGGTCGAGGCGCACGGCCTCGGGGCGAACCGTGCTGCCCAGGGCCGTGACCTGGCCGGACGCCGACGGGCGATGCAGCACCAGGTCCTGAACCTGCGGTGCTGGTTCCTGCCCACGCTCGACCTCGCGTACACCCTGCCAGTGTTCGCCATCCTGTGCGGTGGGGGCCTGATGGCCCTTGCCGGGGGCGTCAGCACAGGCTCGGTCGTGGCGTGCACGATGCTGGCCTACCGCCTCTCCGGCCCCCTCGACCGCATCATGTACTCCCTGACCGAGCTCGAGGAGTCTATGGCGGCCCTGTCTAGAGTCGAGGGCCTGGGCCTCCTCCGCCCGGACCCCCGGACCCGACGACCCCGTGGCAGCGGAGTCGAGCTGCAGGACGTGGTCTTTAGCTACGACGACCACCAACAGGTCCTTCGCGGCCTGAGCCTTGCTGTCGCTCCGGGAGAGCACCTGGCCGTCGTCGGTCCGTCGGGAGCCGGGAAGTCCACGGTGGCCTGGCTCGTCGCCGGGATCGAGCGTCCGCGGTCCGGCCACGTGCTCGTCGGAGGGGCGCCCACCGCGGAGATCGACGCAGAGGTCATGCGGCGCACCGTGATGCTGCTGAGCCAGGAGCAGCACGTCTTCGCCGCCACGGTGAGGGACAACCTCACACTGGCACGGCGCGGCGCTGACGACGCCACGCTGCTGGATGCCCTGCACCGGGTGGGTGGCGCCTGGGTCGCAGACCTGCCCGACGGTCTCGACACGCTCGTGGGCGAGGGAAACCACGTCCTGTCGACCTCGCAGAGCCAGCAGATTGCCCTCGCACGCGTGCTGCTGGCCGACCCGGCCGTGGTCATCCTGGACGAGGCCACCGCCGGATCCGGCCCCCGCAGATCCGGGCATGAAGAGGTGAGCGTGGCGTCGGTACTGGCGGGGCGGACACGCATCACCATCACGCACCAGCTTGCCGCTGCCCTGACAGCCGATCGGGTCGCCGTCATCGAGGAGGGCCGTATCTCCGAGGTCGGACCTCCAGCGGAGCTTCTCGCGCGCGAGGGCAGCCTCTCGCGCCTGTGGCAGATGGCTGGCGGGATCGTCTAG
- a CDS encoding GNAT family N-acetyltransferase, producing the protein MMVDEVRYTRGQVPEREALRGLYGAVGWSAYTDDLEGLVRGVEGSAAVVTAWRGEELVGLARVISDGHTIAYLQDVLVRPGVRRQGVASELVRRVFEPFAHVRQQVLLTDAEEGQRAFYASLGFRETREFPNGGLRAFVRLTH; encoded by the coding sequence ATGATGGTCGATGAGGTCCGCTACACCCGGGGCCAGGTCCCTGAGCGGGAGGCTCTGCGGGGTCTGTATGGCGCGGTGGGGTGGAGTGCGTACACCGACGATCTGGAGGGGTTGGTGCGCGGTGTCGAGGGATCAGCGGCAGTGGTCACCGCGTGGCGGGGTGAGGAGCTGGTGGGTCTGGCGCGGGTGATCTCGGATGGGCACACGATCGCGTACCTGCAGGACGTGCTGGTGCGTCCGGGGGTGCGGCGGCAGGGGGTGGCCTCGGAGCTGGTGCGGCGGGTGTTCGAGCCGTTCGCGCACGTGCGGCAGCAGGTGTTGCTCACCGATGCCGAGGAGGGGCAGCGGGCGTTCTATGCCTCGTTGGGTTTCCGGGAGACCCGGGAGTTCCCGAACGGTGGTCTGCGGGCGTTCGTTCGCCTCACCCATTGA
- the soxR gene encoding redox-sensitive transcriptional activator SoxR: MHESHDITIGQLARRAGVSPPTLRYYESLGLIASRRTAGNQRRYPRRTLRRVAFIRAGQRMGLPLARIAEALAELPDDHPPTTRDWQRVSAAWHQDLQARIDQLVALRDAATDCIGCGCLSVDRCTLVNPEDTLGTQGPGARNLLHHRTESAGEDAGCEDDTRQR; the protein is encoded by the coding sequence GTGCACGAGAGCCACGACATCACGATTGGCCAGTTGGCCCGTCGTGCTGGCGTGTCGCCCCCCACGCTCCGCTACTACGAGAGCCTCGGCCTGATCGCCTCGAGACGCACCGCAGGCAACCAGCGCCGATACCCTCGCCGGACCTTGCGACGTGTGGCCTTCATCCGCGCAGGGCAACGTATGGGGCTACCGCTCGCGCGCATCGCTGAGGCGCTGGCCGAGCTGCCTGACGATCACCCTCCGACGACGAGGGACTGGCAGCGGGTCTCCGCGGCGTGGCACCAGGACCTGCAAGCTCGCATCGACCAACTCGTCGCACTGCGCGACGCCGCGACAGACTGCATCGGCTGCGGGTGCTTGTCCGTCGACCGTTGCACCCTGGTCAACCCCGAGGACACGCTTGGCACCCAAGGTCCCGGGGCGAGGAACCTGCTGCACCACAGGACGGAAAGCGCCGGTGAAGATGCCGGCTGCGAGGACGACACGAGGCAACGGTGA
- a CDS encoding ArsR/SmtB family transcription factor: MARATHPDIESVQLTDVLHALADPIRLGLVQLLSDDEERAWGQLDAPVAPSTLSHHLKVLRSAGITQTRMEGTRCFVRLRRDDLEERCPGLLDATVAVASSPGSGLTPIGIKQES; this comes from the coding sequence ATGGCGCGTGCAACCCATCCCGACATCGAGTCGGTGCAGCTGACGGACGTTCTGCACGCACTGGCCGACCCCATCCGGCTGGGCCTGGTGCAGTTGCTCAGTGACGATGAGGAACGGGCCTGGGGGCAGCTCGACGCGCCGGTGGCGCCCAGCACGCTGAGTCATCACCTCAAGGTGCTGCGGTCGGCAGGGATCACCCAGACGCGCATGGAGGGCACGCGGTGCTTCGTCCGCCTGCGGCGAGACGACCTCGAGGAGCGCTGCCCCGGTCTGCTGGATGCGACGGTGGCGGTCGCGTCCAGCCCGGGGTCGGGGCTGACGCCCATCGGGATCAAGCAGGAGTCGTGA
- a CDS encoding LysR family transcriptional regulator: MRPRLTVDDLMLVESVSRHGSVGAAARELLTTQPSASRRLAALERRLGVTLFERDTTGARATPAGRELARQAARLLSELEAVPARIAAAVEAPSVSLGTIQALAPMVFTAAQIELEGIRVQAEVDHGPVLISEVAQGVLDAAIVTIADQSVLPRGVRVTELGVSPLVLVLPAGAGPLPRGRRGLKAREVVYSSIDLGAERLHAALSEAGARPCPGLTLEATLRVARHRGIPAVVPEFAARWWGAATDQVLPSPVAGTIRLSLVARSPGPPSLLAAHPALAARVLGVPERPADDE, from the coding sequence ATGAGGCCCCGGCTCACAGTGGATGACCTGATGCTCGTCGAGTCCGTGTCCCGGCACGGCTCGGTGGGCGCTGCTGCGCGCGAGCTGCTGACGACCCAGCCCTCGGCCTCTCGACGACTGGCCGCGCTGGAGCGGCGCCTGGGGGTCACGTTGTTCGAGCGGGACACCACCGGGGCTCGTGCGACGCCGGCGGGGCGGGAGTTGGCTCGACAGGCGGCTCGCCTGCTCTCGGAGCTGGAGGCCGTCCCCGCCCGAATCGCCGCGGCAGTGGAGGCCCCCAGCGTGAGCCTCGGCACGATCCAGGCGCTGGCACCCATGGTGTTCACTGCCGCTCAGATCGAGCTGGAGGGCATCAGGGTCCAGGCGGAGGTTGACCACGGACCGGTCCTGATCAGCGAGGTCGCGCAGGGGGTCCTGGACGCGGCGATCGTCACCATCGCCGATCAGTCCGTGCTCCCCCGGGGTGTCCGGGTCACGGAGCTCGGTGTCTCCCCGCTCGTCCTTGTGCTGCCGGCGGGGGCTGGGCCCCTACCGCGGGGGAGGAGGGGGCTGAAGGCGCGGGAGGTGGTCTACTCGTCCATCGACCTGGGCGCCGAGCGGCTCCACGCGGCGCTCTCCGAGGCCGGTGCGCGACCATGCCCGGGTCTCACTCTCGAGGCGACACTGCGGGTCGCCCGGCATCGTGGGATTCCCGCCGTGGTCCCCGAGTTCGCGGCCCGCTGGTGGGGTGCCGCCACGGATCAGGTACTGCCGTCCCCGGTGGCCGGAACCATCCGTTTGTCCCTCGTGGCCCGGTCCCCGGGCCCTCCCAGCCTGCTTGCTGCCCACCCGGCTCTGGCGGCACGAGTTCTCGGGGTGCCCGAGCGCCCTGCTGACGATGAGTAA
- a CDS encoding ABC transporter transmembrane domain-containing protein: protein MSGGDRSTGRVCKVFSGPVRWRLVAAVCALAVASVVHMVLPWFLGRIVDEGLLAGDRGALIGWSVGLFGVSLLNPLFYVMGYRQMGLAEAEVERRLAEELASALTVSRRPGRVSRAPGDVVTLLSTDGRDVAALCSTVGHGVMNVVAFTLGTVMVWRIDPVLGGVLLVGVVAATGIAGPLLGRLTGHQQGYRSELAELGRQANDLVSGLRVLRGIGGEGQFLARYTAQSKSLRGAAHRMTVSGTWVQALQQAVPLAYLAVITWVGARLAVAGSISVGDLSAAFGYATGLLMYSGSLLGNAQQLVAARVGASRLAHALAPRTPDGPEAPAGHDRSSAVDVVLADLPVSQGMLTVVVTDHPAGVSGIFHHIARSPYEASRLLAGHGDVAPLRVLVVDDGDHLFAGSLRDVVNTPDDTAAQRALSVACAEDVVVRGGAGLDGWVAEGGRNLSGGQRQRLALARAVAADPDVLLAVDPTVALDAVTEAEVARRLARCRRGRTTVVVSPSTVWRRHADRVVEWGPLPATKRGEAR from the coding sequence GTGAGCGGTGGTGACAGGTCCACCGGTCGTGTCTGCAAGGTCTTCTCGGGCCCTGTGCGCTGGCGGCTGGTTGCGGCGGTCTGTGCCCTGGCGGTGGCCAGCGTCGTGCACATGGTCCTGCCGTGGTTCCTCGGGCGGATCGTCGACGAGGGTCTGCTGGCCGGCGACCGTGGCGCGCTGATCGGGTGGTCCGTGGGCCTGTTCGGGGTCTCTCTGCTGAACCCCTTGTTCTATGTCATGGGGTATCGGCAGATGGGTTTGGCGGAAGCCGAGGTCGAGCGCCGCCTGGCCGAGGAGCTGGCGTCTGCTCTGACTGTCAGCCGGCGGCCGGGGAGGGTGAGCCGTGCCCCGGGGGACGTCGTCACCCTGCTGTCCACCGACGGCCGGGACGTGGCTGCCCTGTGTTCCACCGTCGGCCATGGGGTGATGAATGTCGTGGCGTTCACGCTGGGCACCGTCATGGTGTGGCGGATCGACCCGGTGCTGGGGGGAGTCCTCCTCGTCGGGGTCGTGGCTGCCACGGGGATCGCGGGCCCGCTCCTGGGGCGGCTGACGGGGCATCAGCAGGGGTACCGCAGCGAGCTGGCCGAGCTGGGACGGCAGGCGAACGACTTGGTCAGCGGGCTGCGAGTCCTGCGCGGCATCGGGGGTGAGGGACAGTTCCTGGCCCGCTACACCGCACAGTCCAAGAGCCTGCGTGGGGCGGCCCATCGGATGACGGTCTCCGGCACGTGGGTCCAGGCCCTGCAGCAGGCGGTCCCCCTGGCGTATCTGGCGGTCATCACCTGGGTGGGAGCCCGCTTGGCGGTGGCCGGTTCGATCTCGGTCGGAGACCTGAGTGCGGCCTTCGGCTACGCCACCGGCCTGCTCATGTACTCGGGGTCCCTGTTGGGCAACGCCCAACAGCTGGTGGCAGCACGGGTGGGGGCTTCGCGCCTTGCCCACGCGCTGGCACCTCGAACCCCGGACGGGCCGGAGGCCCCCGCCGGACACGACAGGTCGTCGGCCGTGGATGTCGTGCTCGCAGATCTGCCGGTGTCACAGGGCATGCTGACGGTCGTCGTCACGGATCACCCGGCCGGGGTCTCCGGCATCTTCCACCACATCGCCCGGAGCCCGTATGAGGCGAGTCGTCTCCTCGCCGGTCACGGTGATGTCGCACCCCTGAGGGTGCTCGTGGTGGACGACGGGGACCACCTGTTCGCCGGGTCGCTGCGGGACGTCGTGAACACACCCGACGACACTGCCGCACAGCGCGCCCTCAGCGTGGCTTGTGCTGAGGACGTGGTCGTACGCGGGGGCGCGGGTCTGGACGGATGGGTGGCCGAGGGGGGACGCAACCTGTCGGGAGGGCAGCGTCAGCGTCTCGCCCTCGCCCGGGCGGTGGCGGCAGATCCGGACGTGCTGCTGGCCGTCGATCCGACGGTGGCGCTGGATGCCGTCACCGAGGCGGAGGTGGCACGACGACTGGCCCGGTGCCGACGGGGCAGGACCACCGTCGTGGTCAGCCCGTCGACGGTGTGGCGCAGGCACGCGGATCGCGTGGTCGAGTGGGGACCGCTGCCCGCGACCAAGAGGGGGGAGGCCCGGTGA